The Nicotiana tabacum cultivar K326 chromosome 5, ASM71507v2, whole genome shotgun sequence sequence ccggcagttgaacaaggttacaatcaagaataagtatttgttgccgaggattgatgatttgtttgatcagcttcagggtgccaaggtattttcgaagattgacttgagatctagctaccatcagtggaggattagggcatctgatatacctaagacagcttttcgcactcggtacatgcattatgagttcttggtgatgccattcgggttgacaaatgccccaacagcttttatggatctgatgaaccaagtgttcaggccttacttggattcgttcgtgatagtcttcattgatgatattttgatctattcccacagccgggaggatcacgagcagcatcttagagtggttcttcagacactgagggatagtcagttgtatgccaagtttttgaagtgtgagttctgtttgagttcagttgcatttctaggtcatgttgtatctgtagagggtattcagattgatccgaagaagattgaggcagtcaagaactggcctagaccagcatcagctacagagatctggagtttcttgggtttggcaggctactatcgttggtttgtggaggggtttttgtctattgcagccccgatgacccggttgacccagaagggtgcccagtttaagtggtcggacgagtgtaaggcaagctttcagaagctctaGACAGATTTGACTATGGcgccagtgttagttttgcccacgGGTTCAGAGCCTTATACGATTTGTTGTGATGCATCCCGGATTGGACTTGGtgttgtgttgatgcaggatggcaaggtcattgcctatgattcgcggcagttgaagattcatgagaagggttcatgatttggagttggcagccattgttcatgcgttgaagatttggaggcattatctatatggcgtggcatgtgaggtgttcacggatcacaagagtctgtagTACTTGTTCAGgaagaaggagttgaatttgaggcagagaaggtggttagagctgttaaaagactatgatatcaccatcttatatcatccgggaaaggccaatgtggtggtcgatgctttgagtgggaagtcagccagtatgggcagtcttgcttatattctggtcggtgagagaccgcttgctttggatgttcaggttttggccaatcagttcgtgagattggatgttcCTGAGCCCAGCTgtatgttagcttgcacggtcgatCGTTCTtttttattggagcgtatccgtgatcggcagtatgatgatccctatttgtgtgtccttagagacacggtgcagcacggaggtgccaaacaggttaccttaggagatgatggagttttgagattgcagggtcgagtttgtgtgcctaatgtggatggactccgagagttgattttagaggaggcccatagttcctggtactctattcatctggtcgccgccaagatgtatcaggatttgcggtagcattatttgtggtggagaatgaagaaagacattgttgcacATGTGGTTCGGTGTTTGAACTattagcaggttaagtacgagcattagaggcccgGCGGTTTGTTCCCgaagattgagattcttgagtggaagtgggagagtatcactatggacttcgttgttagactcccatggactcagaggaagttcgatgcagtgtaggttattgttgataggctgaccaagtcagcacatttcattcctgtatcagtctcttattcttccgagaggttagctgagatctatatccgggagattgttcgtcttcatggtgtgcccttgtctatcatttcggatcgaggtatgcagtttacctcacatttttggagagcagttcagtgagagttgggcacacgggttgagttgagcacagcgtttcatcctctaatggacgggcagtccgaacgaactattcagattttggaggatatgctctaagcttctgtcattgactttggaagctcgtgggatcagttttttcctttagcagagtttgcctatgacaacaactaccagtcgagtatccagatggctccttatgaggctttgtatggtaggcggtgtcggttgctagttggatggtttgagccgggagaggctcggttgttgggtacggatctagttcaggataccttggacaaggtcagaattattcaggataggcttcgtacagcttagtccaggaATTCatagttatgccgaccataaggttcgAGATttagcattcatggttggtgagcgggtattgcttcgggtgtcgcctatgaagagcgtgatgagatttggaaagaagggcaagtttatccctaggttcattggccagtttgagattcttgatcaagtgggagatatggcttacagacttgcattgccgccgagcttatcagccgtgcatccagtgtttcatgtgtccatgctccgaaaatatcagggcgacccatcccacgtgttagatttcagcactgtctagttggaaaaggacttgtcttatgaggaggagcaggtagctattctagaccggcaagttcgtcagttgaTATCGAAGAGTTTCatttctgttcgtgttcagtggagaggtcagcctgctgaggtatcgacctgggagtctgagtccgatatgcggagccgttatccccatcttttccccgactcgagtacttccttcttatgttcgttcgaggacgaacggttgttttagaggtggagaaaaGGTCATTACTTGTTTTTAAAAATGCATTTtgcattctgaggccttaaaaacctctttaggcaacaccttgatttgcgtgcgcaatccagACGCGTAGCCGTAAAGCTAttttgtgaaaatttgtgaaaaatgatgaatgttgactttaaaatatatttaagttgacttcggtcaatattttggataaatagacccggacccgtgatttgacggtcccggaggatccATGGAAAAAtattggacttgggtgtatgcccggaatcgaattccgaggtcccaagcccgagaaatgaatttttaaagaaaattatttatgagttttggaaatgaaatgcgtttaaaatttgatggtatcgggcctgtattatggtttcggagcccggtacaggtcttatatgtggtttaagtcgagtctgtaaaatttggtaagaaacgaacttgaaatgacgtgaatcggaccgtatttgagcaaattggaaattttgaagttcttaggtgatttcatgattttgatgctaaattcatggttgttgatgttattttggcaatttgatcgcacgagtaagtccgtagggtgtttttgaggtagtgtgcatgtttggtttggagccccgaggtcttggatgagtttcggataggcgttagaaggtttttgaacttaggaaaaattgcagaaattgtTGTTTGCTGGTGTCCAGGTccttgtgctatgcgatcgcataggtatgtttgcgatcgcatagtgtagtTTCAGGGGGTCCTATTTTgtactatgcgatcacatagctCCTTcagcgatcgcgtagagtaaattttGGGAAGGGAACCATTTTCTTCTATGAGATCGTACAGCTTAGTCCGCGATCGCAGTGCCCAATACcccttaccctatgcgatcgcatacccttGTTCGCGATCGCAGAGACCAATTTTGCCCAGTAATTTAAACAGTAACAGAACACATACGGGATTAAAcccaaatttcataacttcttcttccaaactccaaattgggcgatttttgaaagagaacttcgccacaaattcataggtatgtaatcgtagactcattttcttcaattttcattaacactcattagatttctaggcctaaattatgttcttaagggtagaaaattagggatttgggtagagttagggctttttgcataattgggatttagaccttgttttggggtcggattttggaactaattacatattcgggctcgtgggcgaatgggtgatcgggttttggtccgaacctcgtattttgaccaagcaggcccggggtcgatttttgactttttgggaaaaatgatagaaaacctataattgagcattaggtatgaattctttagcatttattgatgttgttaaatcaatttggactagatacgagttgtttggaggcgaattctaaaggaaaagcggtgtttgaggcctgagttggccgtggaagtttgaggtaagtgtttggtctaaccttagcttgatggattaggagttgtgtcctatttgctacatgttatttgttgagtacgacgtataggcatggtgacgagtatctatacgttggtgtcaagcatgaccgtgagttttaaattgaaattgttgtgttcttgataAATCCTACGAATGcttaagttgttgattctctgtgttgagcaaagattatgattattctcgtgggaattacttatgattgagtattggtgctaattgaggtagttagatgttggaacaagtttggttatagctgattttcccttgccgggacgtaataacttatattgtcgattcccttgccggggaTTTCGTGGCGATTGGTGTAGAACTGTATATGTgaatcgggttgcgcaccgcaataatattatatttggatcgggttgcacgccacaacaatattatatttagatcaagttgcgcgccgcaacaatattatatttggattgggttgcacgccgcaaaaatattatatttggatcgggttgcacgccgcaacagtgataaatgatatggatcgggttgcacgtcgcaacaatgttattatatttttcggattgggttgcgcgccacaataaTAGATAATACTAATTGCTTATAGATTGGTGacgagttccttattgttttgctatGAAATCTAAATTATCCTTACGCCTTTCTCTTAATTTACTGTTGGTATTGATATTTCCTTCCCAGCATGTACCCCCTctcatctttatttgtttattcctattttattttccggtgcatattatataactgcacaggtttatttggtagtctggtcctagcctcgtcactacttcgccgaggttaggccaggcacttaccagcacatggggtcggttgtgctgatactacactttacactatgtgcagatcctggagcggtagcttttggaccgtagcatttggtggctgccttcagtccagttagagatcctgaggtagtcctgcaggcgtccacaggcccggcgttctcttctatctttatatgtattctgtttttatttacttcagagacagattGTACCTTTCTTTCTAGACATATGTATGTAGTATTCGTAGGTAgttcgtgatattgtgacaccggattctgggtAGAGATGTATGTTAGTATTGTCGTACTggttttggctaagttatcagattaaGTCGTCCGcatgtatttatttatcgttaatatttcattgttaatcgcatgttaatttaaattgttaaaaaggctaaataaaagagttagtgatCCTATATtacgcggcttgcctagctttcacgagtaggcgccaccACGACTCCGAAGGGTGGaaaattcggatcgtgacaagttggtatcagagctctaagttacATGGGTCATCACACCCAATGTCCTTGATGATTGATGAGAGGTGTGTAATTTTACTCGTAGGGTTCTACaaattaaattttcaattatcgCCATTTAGCTATGATGAAAAAAAAGAAACTTAACTCTTCATGCATCATTCTTTCACTACTAAAAACATGAATTAGCGAGTAACAAATTTTATAGCTAAATAGTAAAATTCGTCGCTAATTTTGTTTAGCAATGAATAgtgatatattttaaaaaattctgTTAGTTACGAGCGATTTAGCAACAGATTAACAATGATGTACATAGCTAAATCCAATTTTTTtagttgtatttttttctttttcatgcaTCATTCTGTTAATTACATACTTACTGTCTTATATATATCATTATATGCATAGACCAAGATGTTGTAGTTTTATCAATAGCACTTATTTTTATCTATCAAATTTATTTACAAGTAATTAAAAAGATAAGGGATCATACCATGTGATAGCAAAATTCTTGTGGTAGCTATATATAGGGCATGGAGCACAAAGTTGTATCTACTTTATTCCATTTGGGTCGCATTTGCACATGGTTGGCTGCATTAAGAGAAataatatttgacaaaaaatTCAGTAGTAATATATAGCTAATTAAACACTGTTTTTGATTACTATTTTTTATGCACAATTATATTTGCATAAATTACGTGTAAATCTATTGTTATTTTATGCGAGAAAAAATATCAACTAAACTATGGATTAGTAATAGAACTAATATGACAACATAACCTCATGCTATATTCAGAACTTGCTTCCCTCTTTTCAAAACTTGCATAACTCTGATCTAGATTCTAatatatttaaagaaaaatacattgaatactctaattttcagaaaggaaagaaaaggtcCACCATTTTTATTGTGAGTTATAGTTTCAATAATATTTTGATAAAATATGATAAAGCTGTGCTAATTAAATCAACCAAATATGAGATCCAAAGTCAGTTATTCGTTCATAATAGTACATTACTAACTACACTTcaaatagtaaaaaaatattttattcagtTCATAACAAacatatgttttaaattaaaccATATACATCTACTTATTATAAATAAAATGTGTACAAGTATCTAATTAAGAATAATAATCCTTCCATTATGTTGTAATACTTGTACTCAATGTTTATATCAatcaaacaatatatatataacgtTAATAATTaagaattgaaataaaaatacatcagcTAATCATGATTAAGCGATAAATATGTAAATGAAAAACATATATCTTGCATTTATTAGTTTAGTATATAAACACCGAATATGTGTCAGAAATATTTGTTTGCAATGTAGGAGTACAAACTGCTGGCTAAGAATCTAAAATAGAAGAAACAAATCGCTatttattgaataaaaataacaGACCATTCAACTCAAATTAAacattgaaaaaaataataatatgatatAACAGAAACTGGAATACAATGAACAACTTCAACTGGTAAGTAAACACTTACCAATACTTAAGCACAACCCACAAATTTCATCTCAATGgtacaacccccccccccccccccaaaaaaaaaaaaagaaaaaagacaaaaaaacaaagtaaacataaaaatagaaaaccctcaaagaaaatacaaataatgAGATAAACTTTGAATTTTTCATTCTTATCAGACTCCTGAGTAAGCGCGGAATACTTTACGCACTGGAGTGTCTTTTAATACAATTAATTAGGACATTGGAAGCCAGAAGGGACTTTCTTGGAGCAAACATTAAGAAGCAAACTCAATGAGACAGGTACATTAAGATTAATGCCTAAAACATTAGCCTTAATAGCAGTACAAAGACAAAGAGCAGCTTCAACATCAGCAAGTCCTGAAATAAGACTACAACAAGGTTTCACAGGTGGTGAACCAACAACAACATTAACCAATCCAAGAACATTAGCACAAACACCTAATTTTAATGTATCAATTGGGCAAGTTTCCTTTTTTGGAACATATGGAGGTGGAGGACAAGAAGGCTTAGGTTTTGGTGGTGGTTTTGGTTTAGGACAAGTTCCACAACCTGAAACAAATGTGAAGAAAATTAGGTTAAAAGTAAGGAAAAGAGCAAGAGTGGAGCAAACCTGGTTGgaagccatttttttaattaaaaaaaacttgattTTAAGAAGTGGTTTTCTTGGTGAAGTGATGAGTATGCATGGAGGTATTTATAGTGTTGAAATAGTAGATTTATATCTTAGTTtatttagcaaaaaaaaaaaaaaatgtttcagtCTCAGTCCTTGCACTGCtggtatttttggttgtttttttttttttgttttttttatagtTTAATCGTCTGGTATTTAAAATTCATTAAttcaattagtttttttttttggtttcccatcCGGTGTCCGCATTGGAGTCCAACTATAGATTTGCGCTTGGTAGGGACACTAAGGAAAGTAATAAATTGCTCCCTATTGGAAGGTTAGTTCTCTATTCTCAAAGCTCAAATTCGAGGTCTATAGCTAAAAATATAGAGATTAATCATCCTACCACACACCTTCATGATGATATATGAATGTATGATATAATATGTATGAATATTTGAGAAAttactaatttttttaatatatattagtCTTGAACGTATAATTTTAAAAGTGCAAATAGATTGAATAGTTAAAACCTTAAACATTGAATCCATTAAGTTTAAATTcttggatctttctttatattcTAATTGTTTTCCGAGGGTTTCaaaagataataaggaaaataaagggaaaaatgcatcaaatcaagtTACTAAGATTATTATGATCATCTTTTTCTATTTTGCTAACTCCGCTACCAATATGGCTAATTAAATTAATCTTTTTTTACCTGTGGATGAATGTCAAGTGTTTTAAGAATGAAGAGAAAGACCAAAATCAAAATTAAACCGTTACTGAGTAATTAATTATTGGACTAAAAGGGCAAAAATAGAgcaatatgaaaaatgaaaattcataTAGCCGTTCCAACTTGCTTGAGGTTGAGGCACTACAATTGTTATACTGAAAAATTAACCAAAGGTAAAAAAAATCCTACTTTTGACACTTCGGTGTTTTTTTCCCGGTTTTTTCCCACCAGAAGTTCAATAACAGTATTATTAGAGTCTAACTATGTTCGGATTCTTGTTGGAAAGTCCAATATTGGGAATAAAACTTTCTAACAAAAGCGATTTCGTACTCAGTATTTGAACCCGAGATCTCTATATCACTATGGTGCTAACATGCATAATAATACTACACAATATGGAGAAATTTTAAGCACCCATGTGTCCATTATGTTATGATCTTTGGCTCTATGCAAAAAACACAGCCAAGAATTTGGAGGTTTGTGTTAAAGCTAAGAATACAGCAAGTTGGGTTCTGAATTTCTTGGTCTGTTAATAATCAGATTCAAGAACAATGATGGTTGGTTTTTTTTTGTACAGCTAATTAATTATAATACATAAATTCTAAAAAACCAGTGGGCTATTTATCTAGTACACAAAAAATTGTTCGTTGTCTACCTTATATTGGTAATTGAGGGTCCTATTTGCAAGAAAATATCTTTTTATTCGATCAGCAGTGATTCGTTTCTTTTTGGATTGTACCTAAAAGATGTTTCTTTTAGTTATAATtcaattcttctttcttttcgtGAGAAATGGAATTTTTGTTCAATCTGAAAGTTACTCGTTGCACTTCCTAGGTTTTACACATGATCTCATGTGTGCACCATTATGATTCAGCACCTAACTTTTACACACTGTGTCCAATATTCGCATTTGAAAATTTGAGTCACTTAAGGAGGGGAAATGCTCCCAatcaagatttttttttcattctcggGGCTCAAATTTGAGGTCGCTGGTTAAAAGCGAAGAGATCATATTCATCTCACCACAATCCTTGATGataatttaaagggtgatatttgTATAAGTTGGTCATATTTTTGGggtataacaataatattttcttgtTTTCTGATATTTAatataagtaaaaaaaatatgA is a genomic window containing:
- the LOC107828311 gene encoding putative lipid-binding protein AIR1B, which codes for MASNQVCSTLALFLTFNLIFFTFVSGCGTCPKPKPPPKPKPSCPPPPYVPKKETCPIDTLKLGVCANVLGLVNVVVGSPPVKPCCSLISGLADVEAALCLCTAIKANVLGINLNVPVSLSLLLNVCSKKVPSGFQCPN